Within the candidate division KSB1 bacterium genome, the region CCAGCGCAATGATGGGAATCCTGGCCTATACGTCCGGTTCTCTATTACCTGGTATAATTGCCCATACGATTTTGGATATATTCAATTTCTCATATTGGTGGTCGGATGTTGCCGGCAAATTTGAAAAACGCCCGATTGCCGAGACAGGAGTTGACCTCCATTTTATGGTCTGGATTTTAATTTGCGGGGTTTCTATCGTCCTGTTTTTTTCGTCTACACGAAAAATTCAAACTGCTCGTCAGCAAACGTTAAGGGGCGAAATCTGATTTTCAAAACATAAACCAAAATTTGGCTTCTTAGCGGACTATGGATAGGGAATAGCACCCTTCTGAATCAGACTGGAAGCCCTGTTCGCTTGGGCGCTTTGCGGATGGTGTTCTATAAGCTCCTTAAATTTCTTGGCCGCATTACCCCCCTCTCCCATTTTAAGATAGCATCGTCCGGCCATGAATAATGCGTAATCAAACTTGTTAGAAGCAGAGAAATTACCGACATTCTCAAAAGCCGTGGCTGCGAGTTTATATTCATTCAAGGCAAAATGACATTCTCCGATCCAATAAACAAAATTACTCGCCAGGCGGTGTTCGGGATACTTTTCATAGAGATTTTCAAAATCTTCGATAGCTTCATGATAATTTTTCGCTTTAAATTTATTAAGCGCTGCATAATACTTTTGTCTTGCCAATTGTGATTCTAATCCGCTGATATTACTATCTAGTTCTGCTAACTGAGTCTTAACTTCTTCAATTCGAATAGTTTTCTCCTGGATTTCTATCTCGATGCTTTCTAATTGTAAATGTAATTTTTCCAGGTCCTGGTATACATCGTTTTGGGCGATGTCTTTTGCCCGGGAAAAATCTATTTTAGGTATTTCAGCAATAATTCTGTATTTTTGTTCACTGTCTTTTTTCTCGAATTCCTTCTTTCCTTTACCTAAATGATAGTTTATCCCGGATTGTATGCTGAAATATCCATCTTTTAATCCTCCAGCCACACCGTTAAACCAATCTTCGCTGGTATATCTATAATCTGCAGTGGAGAGAAGAGAGAATTTTGAATTCAATACAACATTTATCCCAAAACCTCCTGAAACAAAAACTCCACTAAACAAGGAAGAGTGATGACCCGGAAAATCAATAAGACCTAGTCCGGCTGTTATAAATCGATCATTTTTCGAACCGGAAAGAGAAAACATACCTGTCACTTCCACCGGGATCATAGAAGTTTCAAAAGAAACCTTTCTAAGTACGCTCTTTATTTGTCCATATCCCGCCTGAAATTTTAAAGCAAGCTTTGGGGACATTTGATAGAGATAGTATAAACCAACATTGGGC harbors:
- a CDS encoding tetratricopeptide repeat protein, which gives rise to MKKLIAISIVLLLAAGNVSSQQTHHGIGFNLGTNLFFGDYSDIPISASRFMPNVGLYYLYQMSPKLALKFQAGYGQIKSVLRKVSFETSMIPVEVTGMFSLSGSKNDRFITAGLGLIDFPGHHSSLFSGVFVSGGFGINVVLNSKFSLLSTADYRYTSEDWFNGVAGGLKDGYFSIQSGINYHLGKGKKEFEKKDSEQKYRIIAEIPKIDFSRAKDIAQNDVYQDLEKLHLQLESIEIEIQEKTIRIEEVKTQLAELDSNISGLESQLARQKYYAALNKFKAKNYHEAIEDFENLYEKYPEHRLASNFVYWIGECHFALNEYKLAATAFENVGNFSASNKFDYALFMAGRCYLKMGEGGNAAKKFKELIEHHPQSAQANRASSLIQKGAIPYP